One Pyrococcus furiosus DSM 3638 genomic window, CGAGTATAGCCTCTTCAATTCCAGCTTGCTTTGCCTTATACCCAATGAGGAGTCCCAGGAGATATGCTGAAGGAGTATTTCCACAGTGGCCCTTCCATCCGAAGTCTCTAATGAGCTCTCTTGTGTGAGCTGAAACTAGAGTTCTATCACCTTTTGGATCATAGACTATTATCTGAGCAATGTGGTGGTTAAGGGACTTTCTAACAACTAACCTTGGCTTGCCTGACTTGAGGAGCTTGAGTCTCTTTCTATAGTTTGTCTTTCCTTCTCTCCTTCTTCTGAATGGAACTCTATACCTAGGACCGTGAGCCATTTTCTTTCACCTCACTTCTTCAACAAACCATGCTCTTCAAGGAAGAGGTATAGCTGGTGCTTGTTCTTGAATTGTCCACCCTTAGCCCTAATGTAGAGCATTCTGTAAGTCTTCCTATCAATCTTCTTCTGGGCCTTAAGCTTCCTAAGTTCCTTTCTTAGGGCTCTAATTGTCTTAAT contains:
- a CDS encoding 50S ribosomal protein L18, with the protein product MAHGPRYRVPFRRRREGKTNYRKRLKLLKSGKPRLVVRKSLNHHIAQIIVYDPKGDRTLVSAHTRELIRDFGWKGHCGNTPSAYLLGLLIGYKAKQAGIEEAILDIGLHPPVRGSSVFAVLKGAVDAGLNVPHSPEIFPDEYRIRGEHIAEYAKMLKEQDEEKFRRQFGGYLVKGLDPEKLPEHFEEVKARIIEKFEGEGARE